The genomic stretch AGGAGTTCGGCCTTCGATTTCCCGAGCACTTCGGACTGCGTTCTGCCGATTATCCGGAGCACGGCAGGGTTGCACATCACGAGACGGCTCCGGCGATCGGTGACGTAGATGGGTGCCGGCGTATTCTCGCAGATGGCGCTGAGGATGGCGTTGGCCTTCGCGAGCTCGTCCGTACGTTCGACTACGCGCTCCTCAAGCGTCTCGTTCAGCCTTCGCAGCGCCTCCTCGGCACGCTTGCGTTTGGTGATGTCGATCCCGACCTCCAGGATGCGGAGGGAGCCGTCCGCGTCGGTGAAGGGGAAGTCGGAGATATCGTAATCGTGACCGTCAGGGCCGGTCCACTCCCAGTGGTGGGGCGCTCCCGTCTTCATGACGTTGTACGACTCGCAGTTTTCGCAGGGCTCCGATCGCGAGAAGAGGTACTCGTAGCAGCGCCGGTCACCGCATTCACCGAACCGCTCCCGGAAGAAGCGGTTGGCGAAGGGTACGCGATAGTCCGGCGAGAGGAGTATCACGTATACCGGCAGCATCTCGAGGACGTCGTAGAGCCGTTTGTGCTCGGCCTTCGCCGCCTCTTCGGCCCGGATGCGTTCGGCGATCTCGGCCTGCAACGCTTTGTTCGCCTCCCGGAGTTCGAGGGTGCGGTCCCGCACACGCATCTCGAGTTCGTCGTGCGCTCTCTGCAGCGCCTCCTCGGCCTGTTTGCGCTCGGTGATGTCCTGGCCCTGCGCGATGACCGAGGAGACCGTCTTCTGGTCGTTCTCGTATACGGCGGCGGAGTTCCAGAGGACCGTCCTGATCCTGCCGTCCGCCGTGAGTATGGGGATCTCGACGGTCTCCCATCGCTCCCCTGCCGTCGTCTTCCGAATGAGATCCATCAGTTCTTCCCGCCGGGTTTCGGGAAAGAGGATCTCCGGCGACCGACCGATGACCTCGCTCGCGGTCCGCCCCGTCAGCCGTTCGAAGGCATTGTTGAACCGCGTTATCCTGAGACTCGCATCCCAGACGATGATGGGGGCGTTGGCGTATGTTATCAGGTTCTCCAGATATTGGGTTGTTTCAGATCCTTTCTCGGGTGATTCGTGATCGTGTATCAAAATTCGATCCTCCTTCATAAGACACGCTGTCGAGCGAACCGGGAGCGTGGGGAGGTTATCACCGGCAGCCCGGAGCGGTTTACTCTGGTAACGTCTCAGATCTTCTGTAATTTGCCTGAGCCCTGTCTCCTTGTCTGATCATTCCTTCTCCATCGTCAAATACCTTCTGCCGGTGACCCACTCCTCGTTGATGTCCATCAGGATAGATCCGACCAGCCGGAGAAGGGATTCCTCGTTCGGGAACACGCCTACAACCTTGGTTCTCCGTTTCAGTTCCCTATTGACCCGCTCCACCATGTTCGTCGTTCTGAGCCGTTTCCCGTGCGGTTTTGGGAATGCCGTGTAACTCATAAGCCCGGGGAGGAATCGTTCGATGGTGTTGGCTGCTTTCCGGTACCCCCTGGCATTCAGGTCATCAGCGAGATCTTGAAGCCTTTGTTCACTTCCATAGGCCTCCTTCAGGCCTTCTACAACCTCTTTCTGGTGTTTCCGAGGAATATTCCTCAAGACAGCTCGGGTACAATGAACCTGACACATCTGCCAGGATGCACCGAGGAAGGCGGCTTCAGCCGCCTTCTGGATGCCGGTATGCCCATCCGAGACGACCAGTTGAACCCCGGTGAGTCCCCGTTCGTTGAGCTCCTCGAACATTCCTGACCAGAATTCTTCGTTCTCACAATCCGTGATTCTTGCGCCCAGGATCTCCCGGTAGCCGTCATCCCGGACGCCGGCGACCACCAGGACCGCTTTGGTGACGTATCGTGCTCCGTCCCGGATTTTGTAGTAGGAGGCATCCACGAAGAGGTATGGGATAGCCTGTTCGATCGGCCGCAGGAAGAATGCCTGCACCTGGTCGTCGAGGTTCTTGGCCATCCGGGAGACCGAAGCCGGGGAGAGCTGGTCGATCCCCAGATGACTGACGATCTCCTGGATCTTTCTCGTCGAAACTCCCTGGAGGTAGGATTCGACAATTGCGTTCACCAGAGCTTTCTCCACCCGGGCATAGCGCCCGAAGACCTGTGTCTCGAACGGGAACTCCCGGAACTGCGGTTTCCGGAGGATCGTCTCCCCGTATCGGGTCTTGAGGGATCGGTCCTTGTAACCGTTTCGATGCGCTTTCCGCGCATCGGTGCGTTCGTACTGGGCGGCTCCTGCCTGCTGGAGGGCCTCTGCGAGCATCACCTGGTTGAGGAACCAGGTGATGAGCGTCTTCATGCCGTTCTCCTGATCGGAAAGATAATCTTCGATTAACGCTAAGGGATCCATGGCCCTGTTTCTCCTTTGTCCAAATCTAGGTTGGATCCAGGGCCAATTCAATTTTACAGAACTTTCGTTACGCTACCTTTACTCTCTCGAGCGCTCCCGGTGCCGGCCTTATTGTGGGCTGATCCGGCGACGTTCCGGGTAGAACGCTTGAATGGAATTGGACCCCTATCCGTGAACCGGTTTTAGGATACCTCTGCAATTAACCTTTGGCATTTGGTACCTGCAAAGGCACAAGAAGGCCGGACTATACTCCTTTTTGTCTCCTGACGCCCTTCATTCGGTTCGTGCCTCCATAAACCGCCGGCAGGAACCGTCAGGCCGAGAGCAGGCGCCGGGAGGGTGGTGCGTGAATAACATTCAGTCTAGGTGGGCATTTTTCCCGAAAGTGGCGTCGAATACGACAATAAATTCGCTATGTTTTTCTACCCGGGTCGCCTTTTTTCCTTCATGCGAATACGTATCGGTACGACTCATTTTCTTCAAAATTGCCTCTGTCTCTTCGCCGTGCTTCTTCTGGTTTCAAATGCAGCGGCATGCACCGTCTTTGCGATAACCCCCGGCGCATCCGAAGACGGGTCGATGTACGTCGGGCATACGAACGACGGTGTCGGGAAAGACTGGAGGAACATCGACGACATCAGCATACTCTACGTTCCAGCGGCCGACCATGCTCCCGGAGAGAAGAGGCCGGTCTTCTTCGATCCCGACAGCGGTTCGGATGCGGCGGGAGGCGCGAGCGCCGGTGATTCGCGCCTGGTTCTCGGGCATATCGACCAGGTGCCGCACACCTACGCCTATTACACCGGCTCGTACGGCATGATGAACGAACACCAGCTCCTCTCCGCCGAGTGTACCGACTACGCGAAAGCCGAGTTCGATGCAGCCGAAGGAAAGCGGATCTTCTACTCCTCGGAGCTCTCGAACGTGGCGCTCGAGCGGTGCACGAAAGCGCGGGAGGCGGTCGAGCTGGTCGGCGGTCTGATCGACACCTACGGCTACTATGGAACCGGCGAGACGCTCGTCTTCGCCGACCCACAGGAGGCATGGGTCATCGAGATCTGCTCGAGCCTCGATGAGGCGGACGGCGGGGGTCTCTGGGTTGCAGAGAAGATCCCCGACGGAGAGGTCTTCGTCGCGGCAAACGAGTTCAGGATCCGCGAGGTCGTTCCCGGGAACCCCGACCAGATCTACTCGAAGGATCTCTTCACTAAACTCGACGAGGGCGGCGTGTGGTCGCCTGCGGACGGCCCCCTCGACTGGCTCGAGGCCGTCAGCTACGGCGAGTATGCGCATCCCTATTACTCGCTGATGCGGGTCTGGCGTATCCAGGACCGGCTTGCCCCGTCGCTCAACCTGAGCCCGTACGTCGAGAACTCGTACACGAAGGCGTACCCGTTCACCATCGCGCCCGACGAGAAGGTCAACCTGACCGGAGCGTTCTCGCTCTTCCGGGATCACTACGAGGGAACCGAATTCGACCTATCGAGCGGTGGGACCGCAGGGCCGTTCGGGAACCCATACCGCTACCTGGGGCCCGCCGACGCCCACACCAATTTCCAGAACGGATCGTACATGGAGGTCCGTCCCGGGGCGAATCCGCGGCCGATCTCGGAGATCTTCTGCAGTTACAGTTACGTCGCTCAAGCACGCTCGTCCCTCCCCGACCCGGTGGGAGGCGTGCTCTGGTTCGGTCCGGCGGTCGCGTACGAGACGGTCTATGCGCCGATCTACGCGGGCTCGACGAACGTATCAGCCGCGTACGCAGCTGGCGACCGGTCGACATATGATAGCAGTACCGCCTACTGGACGTTCGACTTTGTGACGAACTGGGCCATGCTTCGCTACGACGCGATGATCGACGAAATCAACGAAAAACAGGGCGAACTCGAGGCCGAGTCGATCGTCCTCGTGCAGGAGACCGACAGAAAGGCGGCCGACCTCATCGCCGCCGGCGACGATGAAGGGGCGCTACGTCTCCTCACGGACTTCACCGTCACGCGGGGCGACGAGATCATCGAGGAATGGCACGATCTGTCGGGCACGCTGATCGTCACGTACTCGAACGGCCTCATAACCGACCCGACGACGGAGGCGGTCGAGGAGCCCGGGTACCCGGCATGGTGGCTGAACGAGACCGGGTACCAGTACGGGCCGCGGATCTACGAACTGGATGAGCTCCGCGCGACCGGCGGGCTGAACTACACCGAGAGCAGCGTCTGGGTCCCGAAGAACGCAACGTTTGCGGATATCCGGGAACTCATCTGACCACTTTTTTTGCCGAACGGGCGTCACCGTTATATGACGCGAGCAGGATTGGGGTGCACCCTGGAACGGGGGGAAACCTATGAGATATGTGTTCCTGCTTGCAGCGGTCGTATCCCTGCTCCTTCTCGTCGGCGGTGTGGGCGCCGCCGACATCGGGACTGCTGGGATGCGGAACGGAACGACGGTGAAGATCCAGAGCGGGGACCGGAGTTATCCGGCTTACATCACGACGCCCGAGGACGGCGGCCCGTATCCGGCTGTGGTGCTGCTCCACTCCTTCAACGGCCTGGAGCCCGGCTATCAGGTCATGGCCGACCGCCTGGCGACGGAGGGGTTCGTCGTCATCGTCCCCGAGTGGCAGACCTTCGGGGAGGCGCCGGAGGACAACGTGACGGAGGCGCTGGTCCGGGATACGGTCGCGTATCTCGCGACCCGGCCGGAAGTGAATGAGAGCAGCATCGGCCTGACGGGATTCTGCGCCGGCGGGCGCTACACGATGCTCTTCCTGCCCCGGATCGAGGAGTTCAGTGCGGGTGTCGCCTGGTACGGCTTCCCCTACTCCGGCGGGCAGGCGAACGGGACTCCCCCGGCGGAGTTCATCGAGAACATCACCGACCCGATGCTGATCATCCACGGCACGGCGGACGAGGCGAGCCCGGTGGCCGACATCTACCGTTACGCGACCGAGCTCGATGCGGCCGGGAAGTACTTCGAGCTCAAGGTCTACCAGGGCGAACCGCACGGGTTCATGATCGGCGAGGGCGGGCAGCTCGCGGAGACGCCCGTCGCGGAGAGCGCATATCAGGAGATGGTGGGGTTCTTTAACCAGCGACTGGTGGGCGCGTAAGCGCCCAGCAGGAGCTGGAGAAAATGCGCAGCATTTTCGACCGGACGCTCGGGTGATTCTCGCCACCCAAATTTTAAGGCGAATGCAGTTTGCTGCTCCGGTCTATCTTCTTCATCACCTTCTCCCACGAGTCTGTGATGAGGAAACTCTCCTCCATGAAGCCGACCACCTTCTCAAACATCTTCATGGGAAAGGCCATCGTCAGGATGTCCAGCGGGACGCAGGGCCGTGCCGAGGGGTCGAACAGCCCGAGCACCGCTCGTGGGTTCTCGCTCTGCTGTTCGAGCCACGGATAGTAGAAGATCGAGCTGCACCCGGCGCCGAAGGGGCAGACGGCCCCGTTTGGGTCTGAGCGGTCGAAGTTTGCAAGCGTGAAGAGGCCGGAGAGCACCTCGGGCCGCGCGAAGAAGACGACGGCGTCCGGGTTGTCCGCGTCCGTGAGGTTGTCCCAGCGCTTGAAGACGATCTCCTTACCTTTCGTCGGTATCCGGGCGGTCCCCCGGTCGAGTTCGTCGACGATCTCCGGCGTCTGCTTGTAGCGCTCCCCCTCCATCTCGCCGGGTTTCCCGGTGGAGAGGAAGTAGCGGAAGTCGGGGAACCGCTCGGCGTCGTAGCCGAGGTAGAACCTCCCCCCGCGGCACCCGATCGACTCTTCGGAGAAGGCGAGGCTTCTGCCGTTCCGTACCTTCGTAAGGTCGCAGACGAAGCACCTCCAGCCCTTCGGGGCGGAGGCCTCCTCCACCCCGTCGGTCACACCCCCGACCTCGAAGGCGATCGGGAGGTCCGTCCCCGGGAAGTAGTTCTCGTGGAGTCGCGTGTAGGCGTCGCGCAGTGCTGTGTCCATATGGCCCTGTTCCGGGGCGGTGGGGATTAATATTCTGATCCGTGCCGCTTCAGGATTTCCTCAGCGTGTTCCAGCGCATGAGCCTGAGGGCGTATTCCGTCACGCTCCCGATGATCCGGGCGCCGACGGTCTCATACTCCCTCGCAACCTCCGCGAGGTGCTCCGGGATGGGGAGATGCTGCGGGCATACCTTCACGCATCTGCCGCAGTTTTTGCACAACGACGCATACGCCGGTTCCGCTCCGTCCATCTTCCCTCCGATACGGAATTGATACATCACCTTCGACGGGAGCGTTCCCCCGCCGGTATTGTAGGCCTCGAAACATCCGGGGATGTTCACGCCCGCCGGACAGGGCATGCAGTACCGGCACCCGGTGCAGCCCACCCGGTTCAGGCTGCGGTAAGCCTCTGCCGCCCGGCCGACGATCTCAAGTTCCTTCTCGGTGAGAGAGTT from Methanoculleus chikugoensis encodes the following:
- a CDS encoding IS256 family transposase, coding for MDPLALIEDYLSDQENGMKTLITWFLNQVMLAEALQQAGAAQYERTDARKAHRNGYKDRSLKTRYGETILRKPQFREFPFETQVFGRYARVEKALVNAIVESYLQGVSTRKIQEIVSHLGIDQLSPASVSRMAKNLDDQVQAFFLRPIEQAIPYLFVDASYYKIRDGARYVTKAVLVVAGVRDDGYREILGARITDCENEEFWSGMFEELNERGLTGVQLVVSDGHTGIQKAAEAAFLGASWQMCQVHCTRAVLRNIPRKHQKEVVEGLKEAYGSEQRLQDLADDLNARGYRKAANTIERFLPGLMSYTAFPKPHGKRLRTTNMVERVNRELKRRTKVVGVFPNEESLLRLVGSILMDINEEWVTGRRYLTMEKE
- a CDS encoding dipeptidase, which produces MLLLVSNAAACTVFAITPGASEDGSMYVGHTNDGVGKDWRNIDDISILYVPAADHAPGEKRPVFFDPDSGSDAAGGASAGDSRLVLGHIDQVPHTYAYYTGSYGMMNEHQLLSAECTDYAKAEFDAAEGKRIFYSSELSNVALERCTKAREAVELVGGLIDTYGYYGTGETLVFADPQEAWVIEICSSLDEADGGGLWVAEKIPDGEVFVAANEFRIREVVPGNPDQIYSKDLFTKLDEGGVWSPADGPLDWLEAVSYGEYAHPYYSLMRVWRIQDRLAPSLNLSPYVENSYTKAYPFTIAPDEKVNLTGAFSLFRDHYEGTEFDLSSGGTAGPFGNPYRYLGPADAHTNFQNGSYMEVRPGANPRPISEIFCSYSYVAQARSSLPDPVGGVLWFGPAVAYETVYAPIYAGSTNVSAAYAAGDRSTYDSSTAYWTFDFVTNWAMLRYDAMIDEINEKQGELEAESIVLVQETDRKAADLIAAGDDEGALRLLTDFTVTRGDEIIEEWHDLSGTLIVTYSNGLITDPTTEAVEEPGYPAWWLNETGYQYGPRIYELDELRATGGLNYTESSVWVPKNATFADIRELI
- a CDS encoding dienelactone hydrolase family protein, yielding MRYVFLLAAVVSLLLLVGGVGAADIGTAGMRNGTTVKIQSGDRSYPAYITTPEDGGPYPAVVLLHSFNGLEPGYQVMADRLATEGFVVIVPEWQTFGEAPEDNVTEALVRDTVAYLATRPEVNESSIGLTGFCAGGRYTMLFLPRIEEFSAGVAWYGFPYSGGQANGTPPAEFIENITDPMLIIHGTADEASPVADIYRYATELDAAGKYFELKVYQGEPHGFMIGEGGQLAETPVAESAYQEMVGFFNQRLVGA
- a CDS encoding DUF169 domain-containing protein translates to MDTALRDAYTRLHENYFPGTDLPIAFEVGGVTDGVEEASAPKGWRCFVCDLTKVRNGRSLAFSEESIGCRGGRFYLGYDAERFPDFRYFLSTGKPGEMEGERYKQTPEIVDELDRGTARIPTKGKEIVFKRWDNLTDADNPDAVVFFARPEVLSGLFTLANFDRSDPNGAVCPFGAGCSSIFYYPWLEQQSENPRAVLGLFDPSARPCVPLDILTMAFPMKMFEKVVGFMEESFLITDSWEKVMKKIDRSSKLHSP